One Pochonia chlamydosporia 170 chromosome 5, whole genome shotgun sequence DNA segment encodes these proteins:
- a CDS encoding methyltransferase (similar to Metarhizium robertsii ARSEF 23 XP_007825690.2): MTIYNTQNQQSPPENHIATISSSSSKPPTPSDPDFGLDSLFGLFASLVAAPLYLYATLKGKFKVWDEILDNIPESLLRKPTLDVGCGRGMVLLKTAQRKKKLLSTSSETPPAYGIDIFSTADQTGNSPVATYKNAAAMDVVDMAVLHTASFTETFPFADGVFGLITANLSIHNAQREGRIFAVKEMARVCAPGGRVVIVDLYGYFKDHRVALEECGWTGVDVSLVSFKMMYGVLPCQILTATKPE; the protein is encoded by the coding sequence atgACCATCTACAACACACAAAACCAACAATCCCCCCCAGAGAACCACATCgccaccatctcctcctcctcctccaaaccaccaacccCATCCGACCCAGACTTCGGCCTCGACTCCCTCTTCGGCCTCTTCGCATCTCTCGTCGCCGCCCCGCTCTACCTATATGCCACCCTCAAAGGAAAGTTCAAGGTATGGGACGAAATCCTCGACAACATCCCCGAGTCTCTCCTCCGCAAGCCCACCCTCGACGTAGGATGCGGCAGGGGCATGGTTCTCCTCAAAACAGCCCAacgcaagaagaagctcctCTCGACATCATCAGAAACCCCACCCGCCTACGGGATAGACATCTTCAGCACGGCAGACCAGACGGGCAATTCTCCCGTAGCGACATACAAGAATGCGGCGGCCATGGACGTCGTTGACATGGCTGTCCTGCACACCGCGTCTTTTACGGAAACATTTCCCTTTGCGGATGGGGTGTTTGGGCTCATCACTGCCAATTTGTCTATACATAATGCCCAGCGCGAGGGGAGGATCTTTGCTGTCAAGGAAATGGCGAGGGTTTGTGCACCTGGTGGGAGGGTTGTAATTGTTGACTTGTATGGGTATTTTAAGGATCATAGGGTTGCGTTGGAGGAGTGTGGGTGGACGGGTGTTGATGTCTCGCTTGTGAGCTTCAAGATGATGTATGGAGTATTGCCGTGTCAGATATTGACTGCTACGAAACCCGagtga
- a CDS encoding secreted aspartic proteinase (similar to Metarhizium acridum CQMa 102 XP_007815295.1) — MRSALLATAALPLAARAVDSPINLAVVDDNRAVQLPGILKYPVTAVQGSSGLLRRQEGEDLPSQSQGLYYTIGLDIGTPGNTVDVVFDTGSWELWVNPNCARADNPTACSKFGRLTASSSLKNLGETAKLTYGRGYADIGYYSDSVKVGDAKLKDQIFGIASDSQYINSGILGTGPILGGINNDDRFVVNSLHKQGFTKSIAFGVDLQGIASARGSVVFGGVDLKKFRGSLHASPILEPAAAPDGNARYWINLDGISQTVQGKTSTLVGETLPVFLDTGSTLSYFPANVVQQLLKGFPGAKRDANGNYLADCSLRNQDASVDFKFGNTVIRAAYKDFIYAFNANTCALGFTEEAQKMYILGDSFLRSAYVVFDQTNKELAIAQADDCGTHLVAIGPGPAGPLVGECGKPPVTSTTTTTSQTSTKTSSTEKPTSTKTTETETKTKTKTSSTGTATKTHSVTSSTGTASQPTVTSSTHWGNTTTAAPTYTSTFTTTKVYTITSCPPTVTKCPVGHVTTEIVTSLTTWCPGETAKPTVTTTVSVPGCPGGHHCPPTPPESSQAPGCPGGENCPPPEVSTAVPAPTTEVVIPTETGANPCPGCNIPTSGVASPTGGLTTVVVPTESAPGSQPTTPVTAGAARVGAGALVFVVAAVAML; from the coding sequence ATGCGTTCCGCTCTTTTAGCCACCGCTGCCTTGCCCCTTGCGGCTCGGGCTGTCGACTCTCCCATCAACCtcgccgttgttgatgataaCCGTGCAGTTCAACTGCCAGGTATTCTCAAGTACCCCGTCACCGCTGTTCAGGGTTCATCTGGGCTCTTGAGACGACAGGAGGGCGAGGACCTTCCCTCCCAGTCACAAGGTCTGTACTACACCATCGGACTCGATATCGGTACACCCGGAAACACCGTCGACGTGGTGTTTGACACCGGTTCTTGGGAGCTTTGGGTCAACCCTAACTGTGCTCGGGCTGATAACCCGACCGCCTGCTCCAAGTTTGGGCGACTCACTGCATCAAGCTCCCTCAAGAACCTTGGCGAGACCGCTAAACTCACCTACGGAAGGGGTTACGCCGACATTGGATACTACAGCGACTCTGTCAAGGTTGGAGatgccaagttgaaggacCAAATCTTTGGTATCGCCAGCGACAGCCAGTATATTAACAGTGGTATCCTGGGTACTGGTCCCATCTTGGGCGGCATCAACAACGACGACCGCTTCGTTGTCAACTCTCTCCACAAGCAAGGTTTCACCAAGAGCATCGCCTTTGGTGTCGATCTTCAGGGTATTGCGTCTGCTCGTGGCAGTGtcgtctttggtggtgttgactTGAAGAAGTTCCGTGGTAGTCTGCACGCCTCGCCCATTCTCgagcctgctgctgccccTGATGGCAATGCTCGCTACTGGATCAACCTCGACGGCATCTCGCAGACCGTCCAGGGCAAGACTTCCACTCTCGTTGGCGAGACTCTCCCCGTCTTCCTCGATACCGGCTCCACGCTTTCTTACTTCCCCGCCAACGTtgtccagcagcttctcaagGGATTCCCTGGTGCCAAGCGTGACGCCAACGGCAACTACCTTGCCGACTGCTCCTTGAGAAACCAGgatgcctctgttgattTCAAGTTTGGTAACACTGTCATCAGGGCTGCCTACAAAGACTTCATCTACGCTTTCAATGCCAACACCTGTGCGCTCGGTTTCACTGAGGAAGCCCAGAAGATGTACATCCTGGGAGACAGCTTCCTCCGCTCTGCCTACGTTGTCTTTGATCAGACCAACAAGGAGCTCGCCATCGCTCAGGCCGACGACTGCGGTACTCACCTGGTTGCTATCGGCCCTGGTCCTGCTGGTCCTCTTGTTGGAGAGTGTGGCAAGCCTCCTGtcacctcaaccaccactaCCACCTCTCAGACTTCCACCAAGACGTCTTCTACCGAGAAGCCTACgtccaccaagaccaccgaGACtgagaccaagaccaagaccaagacttcTTCTACCGGAACTGCCACCAAGACTCACTCTGTGACCAGCTCAACGGGAACTGCTAGCCAGCCTACCGTCACGTCCAGCACCCACTGgggcaacaccaccaccgctGCGCCAACTTACACCTCGaccttcaccaccaccaaggtcTACACCATCACATCTTGCCCTCCCACCGTGACCAAGTGCCCTGTTGGCCACGTCACCACCGAGATTGTCACGTCTCTCACCACCTGGTGCCCCGGTGAGACGGCCAAGCCCACCGTGACCACCACCGTCTCTGTTCCCGGCTGCCCTGGTGGCCACCACTGCCCTCCCACTCCTCCTGAGAGTTCCCAGGCTCCTGGATGCCCCGGTGGCGAGAACTGCCCTCCTCCCGAGGTGAGCACCGCTGTCCCTGCACCAACCACCGAGGTTGTCATCCCTACCGAGACTGGTGCCAACCCTTGCCCTGGCTGCAACATTCCTACCAGCGGTGTCGCCAGCCCAACCGGCGGCTTGACTACCGTTGTTGTTCCTACCGAGAGCGCTCCCGGTAGCCAGCCTACTACTCCTGTCACTGCCGGAGCTGCTCGCGTTGGCGCCGGTGCTCTCGTCTTCGTTGTCGCTGCCGTGGCTATGCTGTAA
- a CDS encoding dimethylaniline monooxygenase (similar to Neurospora crassa OR74A XP_001728134.1) translates to MKVAIVGGGPSGLVTLKYLTQAHRFLDCDVVETRLFDYQPQVGGTFSARVYEDAELVSSKQLTTFSDFRRPNEPDFLSATNYVKYLKDYCTHFNLWQHINLNTRVIEVRRRGIGHTVVYETNKGEQFEWDCDAVAVCSGLHVEPNIPDIEGLENVPQVIHSSAFKSRKQFRSSRTVMIVGSGETGADISYLAVTTPTVERVILCHRDGVHFAPKRNPGPVILPYLRKPNPNEPGIPIDISRANMFDTAYVHKSLRQNDTLLWEYYNLYIKTLLFISSGTTIGMDQWIGAISKARHHPSKIFFNKSLKVCPYISEPYRPKIPGPRLWLYSLRSFFVQTPIPDTHGRRVDLAPFPLRFSKRGVVQFRDNGRPEYERMKEQNIRPETVVLCTGYKQSFPFLNRRTNVTGAPYATPDSANVRQIWKCDDPTVGFIGFVRPSLGAIPPLSEMQTQLWIANLLSPSSIPRPLLPEDEYHYKLRPLPGARINYGVDHETYAYQLALDLDSAPGLWDILSLVSWKRAVVSWKLLILWIFGANVNAKFRLKGPWMWDGALEVFTSDEFWQTITRRPIIFGHLAVSIIPMSIFGPINLLFWVYWTIAAVLDSGYTRYLNYVHSHRPRLADKCTD, encoded by the exons ATGAAGGTTGCCATCGTTGGAGGTGGCCCTTCTGGTCTCGTTACTCTCAAGTATCTCACGCAGGCTCACCGGTTTCTGGACTGTGATGTCGTCGAGACCCGTCTGTTTGACTATCAACCGCAAGTTGGGGGGACGTTTTCTGCCAGAGTGTACGAGGACGCCGAG CTGGTATCTTCAAAACAACTCACCACCTTTTCTGACTTTCGGCGGCCAAATGAGCCCGACTTTCTCAGTGCAACGAATTATGTCAAGTATCTCAAAGACTACTGCACGCATTTTAACCTGTGGCAGCATATCAACCTCAACACTCGAGTCATAGAAGTCAGACGCCGCGGCATCGGCCACACAGTTGTGTATGAGACCAACAAAGGCGAGCAGTTCGAGTGggattgtgatgccgttgcAGTATGTTCAGGCTTGCACGTTGAGCCCAATATTCCTGATATTGAGGGACTTGAAAACGTGCCTCAAGTCATACATTCCTCCGCCTTCAAATCCCGAAAACAGTTTCGTTCAAGCAGGACTGTCATGATTGTTGGTTCTGGAGAGACGGGGGCAGACATTTCCTACCTCGCCGTGACGACTCCGACCGTGGAGAGAGTCATCCTTTGCCACAGAGACGGAGTCCATTTTGCACCCAAG AGGAACCCGGGGCCTGTTATATTGCCATATCTCCGCAAACCGAATCCCAACGAACCAGGGATCCCTATTGATATTAGTCGAGCAAACATGTTTGACACTGCATATGTTCACAAATCACTTCGCCAAAATGATACACTGCTTTGGGAGTACTACAATTTGTACATCAAAACCCTCCTCTTCATATCGTCGGGCACAACTATTGGCATGGATCAGTGGATCGGTGCCATTAGCAAGGCGAGACACCATCCGTCAAAGA TCTTCTTTAATAAGTCACTGAAAGTGTGCCCCTATATCAGTGAGCCCTACAGACCCAAAATCCCCGGCCCACGGCTCTGGCTCTATTCACTTCGATCATTCTTTGTACAAACGCCGATTCCCGACACACATGGTCGGAGAGTTGATCTTGCACCGTTTCCTCTGCGCTTCAGCAAAAGGGGAGTTGTCCAGTTTCGCGACAACGGGCGTCCAGAGTATGAGCGCATGAAAGAGCAGAATATCCGTCCCGAGACGGTTGTCCTGTGTACGGGATATAAGCAGAGCTTCCCCTTTCTTAATCGCCGGACGAATGTCACAGGCGCTCCATATGCCACACCAGATTCTGCAAATGTACGACAAATATGGAAATGTGACGACCCAACTGTTGGGTTCATAGGATTCGTGCGTCCATCTTTGGGCGCCATCCCTCCCCTTTCCGAGATGCAGACGCAGCTGTGGATTGCAAATCTCTTATCACCGTCGAGCATTCCGCGGCCACTGCTGCCTGAAGACGAGTATCACTACAAGTTGCGGCCGCTACCTGGCGCTAGGATCAACTATGGAGTTGATCACGAAACTTATGCGTACCAGCTGGCACTAGATCTGGACTCGGCGCCGGGCTTGTGGGACATTCTTAGTCTTGTCTCTTGGAAGAGAGCAGTAGTATCGTGGAAATTGCTCATTCTTTGGATCTTTGGTGCCAACGTCAACGCCAAGTTTCGTCTCAAGGGACCCTGGATGTGGGACGGTGCTCTTGAAGTGTTTACATCGGATGAGTTTTGGCAGACAATTACACGGCGACCAATTATTTTTG GCCATCTCGCTGTTTCTATAATCCCAATGTCGATATTTGGGCCAATAAACCTCTTGTTCTGGGTATACTGGACCATTGCGGCCGTCTTGGACTCCGGTTATACGAGGTATTTGAACTACGTGCATTCTCACAGACCTCGCCTAGCAGATAAATGCACGGATTAA